The Candidatus Rokuibacteriota bacterium genome window below encodes:
- a CDS encoding alpha/beta hydrolase, translating into MPYATADGVRLYYEETGSDLPVIFVHEFAGDYRSWEPQVRFFSRRYRCITFNARGYPPSDVPEDPAAYSQAIAADDIAHVLGHLKIAQAHVVGLSMGGFATLHFGLRHPEMARSLVVAGCGYGSVAEQRQQFQADAEALAQRLETLGMAAVGETYALGPYRVQFQAKDPRGWAEFARMLAEHSAKGSALTMRGVQKLRPSVWELEAQLRKLTIPTLIVTGDEDEPCLEPNLFLKRAIPTAGLWVVPKTGHTANLEEPDLFNRTLQDFLDLVEAGRWPARDPRSLAKSALLWEPRAPTPSPR; encoded by the coding sequence ATGCCATACGCGACCGCCGACGGGGTGAGGCTCTACTACGAGGAGACCGGGAGCGACCTGCCGGTCATCTTCGTCCACGAGTTCGCCGGGGACTACCGGAGCTGGGAGCCGCAGGTCCGGTTCTTCTCGCGCCGCTATCGCTGTATCACGTTCAACGCGCGCGGGTATCCGCCGTCGGATGTGCCCGAAGACCCGGCCGCTTACTCTCAGGCGATCGCAGCCGATGACATCGCTCACGTGCTCGGCCACCTGAAGATCGCGCAGGCCCACGTAGTCGGGCTGTCCATGGGAGGGTTCGCGACCCTCCACTTCGGCCTCCGGCACCCTGAGATGGCGCGCTCGCTCGTGGTCGCGGGGTGCGGCTACGGCTCGGTGGCCGAACAGCGGCAGCAGTTCCAGGCGGATGCCGAAGCGCTGGCGCAGCGGTTGGAAACGCTGGGGATGGCCGCGGTCGGGGAGACCTACGCGCTGGGCCCCTACCGGGTCCAGTTCCAGGCGAAGGACCCGCGGGGCTGGGCCGAGTTCGCGCGAATGCTGGCCGAGCACTCGGCCAAGGGCTCGGCGCTGACCATGCGGGGGGTGCAGAAGCTCCGGCCGTCGGTGTGGGAGCTCGAGGCTCAGCTCCGGAAGCTGACGATTCCGACCCTGATCGTGACCGGTGATGAGGACGAGCCGTGCCTCGAGCCGAACCTGTTCCTCAAGCGCGCGATCCCGACGGCCGGGCTCTGGGTCGTCCCAAAGACCGGGCACACGGCGAACCTGGAGGAGCCCGACCTCTTCAACCGGACGCTCCAGGACTTCCTCGACCTCGTCGAGGCGGGCCGCTGGCCGGCGCGCGACCCGCGCTCCCTCGCAAAGTCGGCGCTGCTCTGGGAGCCCCGCGCCCCCACGCCGTCCCCGCGCTGA